The Beijerinckiaceae bacterium genome has a window encoding:
- a CDS encoding oxidoreductase, with the protein MPSTPSQSARFNWREFLAKFLSKPGTQRPPTAINTGSRQKTMSCTLTINGEDHRLVLDPRTSLLDALREHLALTGTKKGCDHGQCGACTVHVDGRNVLSCLILAVATQGHPITTIEGLADSDGSLHPMQQAFIDQDALQCGYCTPGQIMSAIVCVQSGQATSPDAIREYMSGNLCRCAAYPNIVTAIQQAKGKMEVRPSLEH; encoded by the coding sequence ATGCCTTCGACCCCATCGCAAAGCGCACGGTTCAACTGGCGGGAATTTTTGGCGAAATTCTTGTCAAAACCCGGGACGCAGCGCCCTCCAACGGCGATTAACACCGGCTCCCGCCAAAAAACCATGTCTTGCACACTGACGATCAACGGCGAAGATCACCGGTTGGTTTTGGATCCGCGGACTTCCTTGCTCGATGCCTTGCGCGAACATCTTGCTCTGACAGGTACGAAAAAGGGCTGCGATCACGGCCAATGCGGCGCCTGTACCGTGCATGTCGACGGCCGCAACGTGCTTTCCTGTCTGATTTTGGCAGTGGCAACGCAGGGTCACCCAATCACCACAATCGAAGGGCTCGCGGACTCGGACGGATCCCTGCATCCGATGCAGCAGGCGTTCATCGATCAGGATGCCTTGCAATGCGGCTATTGCACACCAGGCCAGATCATGTCCGCGATTGTCTGCGTCCAATCGGGTCAGGCCACATCTCCGGATGCCATCCGGGAATATATGAGCGGCAATCTATGCCGCTGCGCCGCCTATCCCAACATCGTCACCGCTATCCAGCAGGCTAAGGGAAAGATGGAGGTTCGCCCCTCCTTGGAGCATTAA
- a CDS encoding FAD-binding molybdopterin dehydrogenase produces MRPFEYLTAREAPDAIAAVSEIATRADLSHENATVQFLAGGTTLLDLMKLDVMRPECIVDINPLADGDLGRMSVSEHGLRLGALVRMSDAAEHPEIKRNYPVLSQSLLLAASPQLRNMATLGGNLLQRTRCSYFRDISYEACNKRRPGSGCAAMNGFNRNHAILGGSEACIASYPGDFAQALLALDAKIEVLGPNGPRSIPFAQLHKRPESTPEVETLLAPGELIAAIEVPTGASTKRSLYLKIRDRESYEFALASAAVAMDRQDGIVRHIRIALGGVATVPWRAREAEMILTGSVLDEASAGRAADAAFTGARPRLHNAFKVALGKETLIRALLEVAKLED; encoded by the coding sequence ATGCGGCCCTTCGAATATCTGACGGCACGGGAGGCGCCCGATGCCATCGCGGCGGTTTCAGAGATCGCGACGAGGGCGGACCTATCGCATGAGAATGCCACGGTACAATTTCTCGCCGGCGGCACAACACTCCTCGATCTGATGAAGCTCGATGTGATGCGCCCGGAATGCATCGTGGACATAAACCCTCTGGCGGACGGGGACCTCGGCCGCATGAGCGTTAGTGAACACGGCCTGCGGCTCGGCGCGCTCGTCCGCATGTCGGATGCCGCCGAGCATCCGGAGATCAAGCGCAATTATCCGGTTCTTTCGCAAAGCCTGCTGTTGGCGGCAAGCCCGCAATTGCGCAACATGGCAACGCTCGGCGGCAATCTGCTGCAACGAACGCGCTGTTCCTATTTCCGGGACATAAGCTATGAAGCCTGCAACAAGCGCCGCCCCGGCAGCGGATGCGCGGCGATGAACGGCTTCAATCGCAATCATGCCATCCTTGGCGGCAGCGAGGCCTGCATCGCGTCCTACCCGGGAGATTTTGCGCAAGCCCTGCTTGCACTCGATGCGAAGATCGAGGTGCTGGGGCCAAATGGTCCGCGTAGCATCCCGTTCGCGCAATTGCACAAACGTCCCGAAAGCACGCCCGAGGTGGAGACTTTGCTCGCGCCTGGCGAATTGATCGCCGCAATTGAGGTTCCCACCGGCGCCTCCACGAAGCGTTCCCTTTATCTCAAGATTCGTGACCGCGAATCTTATGAATTTGCGCTGGCTTCGGCCGCCGTGGCCATGGATCGCCAAGATGGTATCGTGCGGCACATACGGATCGCATTGGGGGGCGTCGCGACCGTGCCGTGGCGCGCCCGAGAGGCGGAAATGATCTTGACGGGCAGCGTCCTCGACGAGGCTTCGGCAGGCCGAGCGGCGGATGCCGCTTTCACCGGGGCACGGCCGCGCCTCCATAATGCGTTCAAGGTCGCGCTCGGCAAGGAGACGCTGATACGCGCTCTGCTTGAAGTGGCAAAGCTGGAGGACTGA
- a CDS encoding xanthine dehydrogenase, translating into MGQPTPRIDAAAKVTGRAKYAADFVLDNLAYAVLVTSTIALGSLEEIDSVEARAVDGVLDIFSHLNCAGKLHKPAMFMGRGFASTTVQPFESKKIWHDSQIVAMVVAETFEGAREAARKLKISYRAEPAVAGFDSKGTETIALAESKKDYNDPVVGDAATALSKAEVTIDVEYETPTQHHNPIELYATTCVWDGPKLTIYEPSQTVSGLQFGIAQELGIDPADVRVISPFVGGAFGGKAAVTPRSALVALAARALGRPVKLVASRDQGFTISTYRAETRHHVQLGASRDGKLQALWHEAFELTSRADDYYVAGTETTARIYAAPNIFTKVNLVRADRSTPGFMRSPLEVPYMFALESAMDELAVALDMDPVELRRVNDTMTEPIKGLPFSSRSLMACFDAAAHAFHWTQRDPRPRSMREGDWLVGLGCATACHPALMAPATVRVTLSAEGRALVETAAHDLGTGAYTVIGQIAAQKLGLDLSRVTVLLGDSSLPPAPVAGGSITTASVCNAVAIACDHVRNHFVLGQEGTNDGANFDLREGRLVFASGETEELSAAFARLGVDTIEEVGEFVPRGSAPEALDKLRKGKPPFVGGAMGKENIMLAFGAEFVEVRVHARTKEVRVPRIVGAFSAGHIVNPLTARSQLMGAMIWGISSALHESTEIDAAHARYVNNNLADYLVPVNADIKAVEVIFVPERDDVINPLGIKGLAELANVGTSAAIANAIYHATGRRIRKLPIRIEQLLAETAH; encoded by the coding sequence ATGGGCCAGCCCACACCGCGGATTGATGCGGCCGCGAAGGTGACCGGCCGCGCAAAATACGCCGCTGATTTCGTACTCGACAATTTGGCCTATGCGGTCCTGGTGACCAGCACGATCGCTCTCGGATCGCTTGAGGAGATCGACTCTGTCGAGGCCCGTGCGGTCGACGGAGTTCTGGACATTTTCAGTCATCTGAATTGCGCGGGGAAACTGCATAAGCCGGCCATGTTCATGGGCAGAGGCTTCGCGTCGACGACCGTCCAGCCATTCGAGTCAAAAAAAATATGGCACGACAGCCAGATCGTGGCGATGGTCGTCGCCGAAACCTTCGAAGGCGCACGCGAGGCCGCGCGCAAGCTCAAGATTTCTTATCGCGCCGAACCGGCCGTGGCGGGGTTCGACTCAAAAGGGACCGAGACGATTGCCTTGGCCGAGTCCAAAAAGGACTACAACGATCCGGTTGTCGGCGACGCCGCGACGGCACTTTCCAAGGCCGAAGTGACGATCGACGTGGAATATGAGACGCCGACTCAGCATCATAATCCGATTGAACTCTATGCCACCACCTGTGTCTGGGATGGACCGAAGCTCACCATCTATGAGCCGAGCCAAACCGTCTCAGGGCTTCAATTCGGAATTGCTCAGGAGCTTGGCATCGATCCGGCCGATGTCCGGGTCATAAGCCCGTTTGTCGGAGGTGCCTTTGGCGGCAAGGCTGCCGTGACCCCGCGTAGCGCGTTGGTCGCCCTTGCCGCGCGCGCATTAGGGCGCCCGGTGAAACTGGTCGCGAGCCGCGATCAAGGATTCACGATTTCGACCTACCGCGCCGAGACGCGCCACCATGTTCAGCTCGGCGCGTCGCGCGATGGCAAACTGCAAGCGCTCTGGCATGAAGCGTTCGAGCTGACCTCGCGGGCCGATGATTATTATGTGGCTGGCACCGAAACGACCGCCCGTATCTATGCGGCACCAAACATATTCACCAAGGTCAATTTGGTCCGCGCCGACCGCAGCACGCCGGGTTTCATGCGCTCGCCGCTTGAAGTTCCCTACATGTTTGCGCTCGAAAGCGCGATGGACGAGCTTGCGGTGGCGCTGGACATGGATCCGGTGGAGCTGCGCCGTGTCAACGATACGATGACCGAGCCGATCAAGGGATTGCCCTTTTCGAGCCGCTCGCTGATGGCTTGCTTCGATGCTGCCGCGCATGCGTTCCACTGGACGCAGCGCGATCCAAGGCCGCGCTCCATGCGGGAGGGCGATTGGTTGGTCGGTCTTGGCTGTGCGACCGCATGCCATCCGGCTTTGATGGCGCCCGCGACCGTGCGCGTGACGCTGAGCGCGGAGGGCCGTGCGCTTGTTGAAACCGCGGCGCATGATTTGGGAACCGGCGCTTATACCGTGATCGGCCAAATCGCCGCGCAAAAACTTGGGCTTGATCTGTCTCGCGTCACGGTTCTGTTGGGGGATTCGAGCTTGCCGCCGGCGCCGGTCGCGGGAGGATCAATTACCACCGCGAGCGTCTGCAACGCGGTCGCGATCGCTTGCGATCATGTCCGTAACCATTTCGTATTGGGCCAGGAGGGAACCAATGACGGGGCCAATTTTGATCTCCGCGAGGGTCGGCTTGTCTTTGCAAGCGGTGAAACAGAAGAGCTGAGCGCGGCATTCGCCCGGCTCGGCGTCGACACGATCGAAGAGGTCGGGGAATTCGTTCCGCGTGGCAGCGCTCCGGAGGCGCTCGATAAATTGCGCAAAGGCAAGCCGCCGTTTGTCGGCGGCGCGATGGGCAAGGAAAATATCATGCTTGCCTTTGGCGCCGAATTCGTCGAGGTGCGCGTCCACGCGCGAACTAAGGAAGTGCGGGTCCCGCGTATTGTCGGGGCTTTCTCCGCCGGGCATATCGTCAACCCGCTGACAGCGCGGAGCCAACTGATGGGGGCGATGATCTGGGGCATAAGTTCGGCTCTGCACGAGTCAACCGAGATCGATGCCGCGCATGCACGCTACGTCAATAATAATCTTGCCGACTATCTTGTGCCGGTCAACGCGGACATCAAGGCGGTCGAGGTGATCTTCGTGCCTGAGAGGGACGATGTCATCAACCCGCTCGGCATCAAAGGACTTGCCGAACTTGCCAATGTCGGAACCTCGGCAGCCATTGCCAACGCGATTTACCATGCAACGGGAAGGCGCATTCGCAAATTACCGATCCGGATCGAACAATTGCTGGCCGAAACAGCCCATTAA
- a CDS encoding alpha/beta hydrolase — protein sequence MSLAELTYQSRFVSAQDGLKLHIRDYGSMRDPGIPVVCLPGLSRTAADFGPLASALAGGIVGQKRRVLALDYRGRGLSEYDPNWKNYSLEVENEDVRTALTALGIELATFIGTSRGGLHTMTLSATRPTAVHAVVLNDIGPVLEPRGMARIRGYVGKVPTPRSIPDAVDLLKRMMSEQFSGLSEADWETYAKITFTDSVGRIGLRYDKNLMKPLENLDLEQPLSDLWAQFDGLNGKPMLILRGANSDLLSAQTLKEMARRHPGAEVHVVEGQGHPPLLLDTISIGRICDFVAQTDRLERPN from the coding sequence ATGAGCCTGGCAGAGCTTACCTATCAAAGCCGATTTGTGTCCGCGCAGGACGGTTTGAAATTACATATTCGAGACTATGGCTCAATGAGGGATCCCGGTATTCCGGTCGTATGCCTTCCTGGGCTCTCCCGCACAGCCGCCGATTTCGGTCCCTTGGCCAGCGCCTTGGCCGGTGGAATCGTGGGGCAAAAACGACGCGTGCTTGCCCTCGATTATCGCGGCCGGGGCCTCTCGGAATATGATCCCAACTGGAAGAATTACAGCCTCGAAGTTGAGAACGAAGATGTGCGGACGGCTCTTACCGCCTTGGGCATTGAGCTGGCAACCTTCATCGGAACTTCGCGCGGCGGCCTGCATACGATGACGTTGTCGGCAACCCGACCCACGGCCGTGCACGCCGTTGTCCTCAATGATATTGGCCCGGTGCTGGAGCCGCGGGGAATGGCCCGCATCCGCGGCTATGTCGGTAAAGTGCCGACGCCACGTTCGATCCCCGACGCTGTCGATCTCCTAAAGAGGATGATGAGCGAACAGTTCAGCGGTCTCAGCGAGGCCGACTGGGAGACCTATGCAAAGATCACCTTTACCGATTCGGTCGGACGCATCGGCCTGCGTTATGATAAGAATCTGATGAAACCGCTTGAGAACCTCGATCTCGAGCAGCCGCTTTCCGACCTCTGGGCGCAATTCGACGGCTTGAACGGCAAGCCGATGCTGATCCTCAGGGGCGCCAATTCCGATCTTTTATCCGCGCAGACTCTGAAGGAAATGGCGCGCAGACATCCGGGCGCCGAGGTCCATGTTGTCGAAGGTCAGGGCCACCCTCCGCTGCTTCTCGACACCATATCGATCGGCCGCATCTGCGATTTTGTGGCGCAAACCGATCGACTTGAGCGGCCAAATTAA
- a CDS encoding lytic transglycosylase → MPGIGVMACCALAAGWVAGERSRHVQARFEVAAPALVPSEPEPDAQDPAPQQGAVSMGGQNALSRAAPQHGLFSPNLVSPSDRDLTGFAEAIAFYKTGQLAQGDAAAATATDKTVKTALEWIALRNFPRETGFERLQAFMQAHPAWPALDWLKKRSEEALLGDRKSNALIKSYFSSVNPETPAGKLALARVLKDDGQADEAAVLARAVWRDADLNPWLEARLKADFGSYLQKADHKYRADRLLYKEQVGRALVAAAQAGPDVVALAKARAAAIKDAASDKLIASVPSALRSDPGFTFALIHKLRHSEKIKAAADLMLASPRDPLLLIDGDEWWIERRLLARKLLDQNDATTAYRLCAEHSAKSREMRIEAEFHAGWIALRFLNDPARAAEHFAALTKLAETPMSLARAAYWQGRAAEASSASDALVTANAFYEKAAIHAAAYYGQLARAKLGLTTLPIRTIADEAKGDEREDSVKVVAMLLGAGEKELAIPLIIEAARHLADETQVASLASIVAQQRDAHLSLTVGKITSQRGMAIDTLAFPNYGVPAFEPLQNSAGPSMIYSIARQESAFNTAAVSSAGAKGLMQMILSTAKRTAQRAGVAFDADRLLNDGAFNAQLAARHLGELMAEQRGSYILTFAAYNAGGKRVKQWIDAYGDPTKPGVDPIDWIERIPITETRNYVQRVMENLSVYRVRFGETGPVSADALLKAQAKL, encoded by the coding sequence ATGCCGGGAATAGGCGTCATGGCCTGCTGTGCGCTCGCTGCTGGCTGGGTCGCAGGCGAGCGATCGCGTCACGTTCAAGCTCGATTCGAAGTTGCGGCGCCGGCCTTGGTGCCATCGGAACCCGAACCTGACGCCCAAGACCCGGCCCCTCAGCAAGGCGCGGTTTCCATGGGAGGCCAGAACGCGCTTTCCCGCGCGGCGCCCCAACACGGACTTTTCTCCCCGAATTTGGTTTCGCCATCCGACCGCGACTTGACCGGATTCGCTGAGGCGATTGCTTTTTATAAGACCGGGCAACTTGCGCAAGGTGACGCGGCGGCGGCAACCGCGACCGACAAGACCGTCAAGACGGCACTGGAATGGATCGCGCTTCGCAATTTTCCGCGCGAGACCGGATTTGAGCGGTTGCAAGCTTTCATGCAGGCGCATCCGGCGTGGCCCGCCCTAGACTGGCTCAAGAAGCGTAGCGAGGAAGCGCTGTTAGGCGATCGCAAGAGCAATGCGCTCATCAAAAGCTATTTCAGCAGCGTCAATCCTGAAACGCCGGCAGGTAAGCTCGCCCTTGCCAGGGTGTTGAAAGACGATGGCCAAGCCGATGAGGCGGCCGTGCTGGCCCGCGCCGTATGGCGTGACGCCGATCTCAACCCGTGGCTCGAAGCGAGGTTGAAGGCCGATTTCGGTTCTTATTTACAGAAAGCCGACCATAAATATCGCGCCGACCGGTTGCTCTACAAGGAGCAAGTCGGGAGGGCTCTCGTAGCCGCCGCCCAGGCCGGACCCGATGTCGTGGCGCTCGCCAAGGCGCGTGCCGCGGCCATTAAAGACGCCGCCAGCGATAAGCTGATTGCCTCCGTTCCTTCGGCCCTTCGCTCCGATCCCGGTTTTACTTTTGCGCTGATCCATAAATTGCGTCACTCCGAAAAGATCAAGGCGGCGGCAGACCTGATGCTGGCTTCGCCGCGCGACCCTCTTCTCCTCATCGACGGCGATGAATGGTGGATCGAACGGCGCCTTCTGGCCCGCAAACTCCTCGACCAGAATGATGCCACCACCGCCTATCGGCTGTGCGCGGAACACTCCGCGAAGTCGCGCGAAATGCGCATCGAGGCGGAGTTTCACGCCGGTTGGATTGCGTTGCGCTTCCTTAACGATCCCGCGCGCGCGGCGGAACATTTTGCCGCCCTCACCAAACTCGCCGAGACCCCGATGTCGCTTGCGCGGGCCGCCTATTGGCAGGGCCGTGCCGCCGAGGCTTCATCCGCGTCCGACGCCCTCGTAACCGCAAACGCCTTCTATGAGAAGGCGGCGATTCACGCGGCAGCCTACTACGGACAACTCGCCCGCGCGAAACTAGGCCTAACGACCCTGCCGATCCGCACCATTGCAGATGAGGCCAAGGGGGACGAGCGCGAGGATTCGGTCAAGGTCGTTGCAATGCTGTTGGGCGCCGGGGAAAAGGAATTGGCGATTCCGCTTATCATCGAAGCGGCGCGCCATCTTGCCGATGAAACCCAAGTGGCCTCTCTTGCGAGCATCGTGGCCCAGCAGCGCGACGCTCACCTTTCACTGACGGTCGGCAAGATCACCAGCCAGAGGGGCATGGCGATCGATACGCTGGCCTTTCCGAACTATGGCGTGCCTGCGTTCGAGCCCCTGCAAAACTCCGCCGGGCCATCGATGATTTATTCGATCGCACGGCAGGAGAGCGCCTTCAATACGGCCGCGGTCTCCTCGGCGGGCGCCAAAGGTTTGATGCAGATGATTTTGTCGACAGCGAAACGGACCGCACAGCGCGCCGGTGTCGCCTTCGATGCAGATCGGCTTCTCAATGACGGCGCTTTCAACGCGCAACTCGCAGCCAGGCATCTTGGTGAACTCATGGCCGAGCAGCGCGGCTCCTATATTCTAACCTTCGCTGCCTATAATGCCGGCGGAAAACGGGTTAAGCAATGGATCGACGCCTATGGCGATCCGACCAAGCCCGGCGTTGATCCGATCGACTGGATCGAACGAATCCCCATTACCGAGACCCGCAACTACGTCCAGCGCGTGATGGAAAATCTCAGCGTCTATCGGGTCCGCTTTGGCGAGACGGGGCCGGTCTCGGCCGATGCCCTGCTGAAGGCGCAGGCCAAACTTTAG
- a CDS encoding 4-hydroxy-tetrahydrodipicolinate synthase, with amino-acid sequence MAKKAAFKGSLTALVTPFREGRFDEGGFRALVDWQIVSGTHGLVPVGTTGESPTLSHDEHRRVVAACISEAKGRVPVVAGAGSNNTQEAIELACFAEADGADGLLVVTPYYNKPSQEGLFQHFKAVNDAVGIPIIIYNIPPRSVVDMSIETMQRLYELKNIVGVKDATGNLARTALQRHALGPDFIQLSGEDMTALAVMAHGGDGCISVTSNVAPQQCAQMQEACLAGDYGTALKLHDRLTPLHAALFVDPNPAGPKFALSVLKKIGEEVRLPMLPASEKARAAIKAAMVHAGLTHG; translated from the coding sequence ATGGCAAAAAAGGCGGCTTTCAAGGGCTCTCTCACCGCGCTTGTCACGCCATTTCGAGAAGGTCGCTTCGACGAGGGTGGGTTCCGAGCCCTGGTCGATTGGCAGATCGTCAGCGGCACGCACGGCCTGGTCCCGGTTGGAACGACCGGGGAAAGTCCCACTTTGTCGCATGACGAGCACCGCAGGGTTGTCGCGGCCTGTATCAGCGAAGCCAAGGGGCGGGTGCCGGTGGTTGCCGGTGCCGGCTCCAACAATACGCAAGAGGCAATCGAACTTGCGTGTTTTGCCGAAGCTGACGGCGCCGACGGTCTGCTGGTCGTTACGCCCTATTACAACAAGCCGTCCCAGGAGGGTCTGTTTCAGCATTTCAAGGCTGTCAACGATGCCGTGGGCATACCGATCATCATTTACAATATTCCGCCGCGTTCGGTCGTCGACATGTCGATCGAGACGATGCAGCGCCTTTACGAATTGAAGAACATCGTGGGCGTCAAGGATGCCACCGGCAATCTGGCCCGGACGGCGCTGCAGCGCCATGCCTTGGGCCCGGACTTCATCCAGCTTTCGGGCGAGGACATGACCGCTCTGGCGGTGATGGCACATGGCGGCGATGGCTGCATTTCGGTGACCTCGAATGTCGCCCCCCAGCAATGCGCGCAGATGCAAGAAGCCTGTCTTGCCGGCGACTATGGGACAGCCTTGAAGCTCCATGATCGATTGACGCCGCTGCATGCCGCTTTGTTCGTCGATCCAAATCCGGCGGGCCCGAAATTCGCACTGTCGGTGCTGAAAAAGATTGGCGAAGAAGTGCGCCTTCCCATGCTGCCGGCCTCGGAAAAGGCGCGCGCCGCAATCAAAGCGGCGATGGTGCACGCGGGCCTTACCCATGGCTAA
- a CDS encoding SsrA-binding protein → MTVKPERPRKIAAENRRARYDYEIGEIFEAGLMLTGTEVKSLRTGKATIAESYASVDRAGEVYLINANIPEYLQANRFNHEPKRPRKLLLKTREIAKLAQGTERQGMTIVPLKIYFNEKGRAKLEIALARGKQLHDKRETEKKRDWSREKGRLLREKG, encoded by the coding sequence GTGACCGTCAAGCCAGAGCGTCCGCGCAAGATCGCCGCGGAAAATCGGCGGGCGCGTTACGATTATGAAATCGGCGAAATTTTCGAGGCCGGCCTGATGCTGACGGGCACCGAGGTAAAATCCTTGCGCACCGGAAAGGCAACCATCGCGGAAAGCTATGCCAGCGTCGATAGGGCCGGAGAAGTTTATCTCATCAACGCCAATATTCCAGAATATTTGCAGGCCAATCGCTTCAATCATGAGCCGAAACGGCCGCGCAAGCTGCTCTTGAAAACGCGCGAGATCGCCAAACTTGCGCAAGGGACCGAACGCCAGGGGATGACGATCGTGCCGCTGAAAATCTATTTCAACGAAAAGGGCAGGGCGAAGTTAGAGATCGCGCTCGCGCGCGGCAAGCAATTGCACGATAAGCGCGAGACGGAGAAAAAGCGCGATTGGTCTCGCGAAAAGGGGCGGCTTTTACGAGAAAAAGGCTGA
- a CDS encoding chorismate synthase — translation MSHNTFGHLFRVTTFGESHGPSIGCVVDGCPPLIPLEEHEIQSFLEKRRPGLTRFTTQRQEADRVKILSGVFQGEPSTGQVTTGTPIALLIENTDQRSKDYNDIKDTYRPGHADFTYDLKYGIRDHRGGGRSSARETAMRVAAGAIARKIIHRVLIRGALVQIGPYKIDRANWDWEECSRNPFFCPDAKAAERFETYLDSIRKAGSSIGAVIEIVAENVPPGWGAPIYGKLDAELASALMSINAVKGVEIGAGFAAAELSGEANADEIRLGNDGAPLFLSNHAGGILGGISTGQPVVARFAVKPTSSILQPRRTIDRFGSETEIITKGRHDPCVGIRAVPVGEAMVACVLADQFLRHRAQIGGGGTDRPTTWPFGHE, via the coding sequence ATGTCCCACAATACCTTCGGCCATCTGTTTCGCGTGACGACTTTTGGCGAAAGCCATGGTCCCTCAATCGGCTGTGTGGTCGATGGCTGTCCGCCTTTGATCCCGCTTGAAGAGCACGAGATCCAATCCTTTCTGGAAAAGCGCCGTCCCGGCCTGACTCGGTTCACGACGCAACGCCAGGAGGCGGATCGGGTCAAAATCCTGTCCGGTGTTTTTCAGGGCGAACCAAGCACCGGCCAAGTGACGACGGGAACGCCCATCGCGCTTTTGATCGAGAACACCGACCAGCGCTCCAAAGACTACAATGACATCAAGGACACCTATCGGCCTGGCCACGCCGATTTCACCTACGACCTCAAATATGGAATTAGGGATCATCGCGGGGGTGGCCGTTCCTCAGCGCGGGAGACCGCCATGCGGGTCGCGGCGGGCGCGATCGCACGCAAGATCATCCACCGCGTGTTGATCCGCGGTGCCCTTGTGCAGATCGGTCCATACAAGATCGATCGCGCCAATTGGGACTGGGAAGAATGCTCCCGCAATCCCTTCTTCTGCCCCGATGCCAAGGCGGCGGAGCGTTTCGAAACCTATCTCGATTCCATTCGTAAGGCGGGGTCTTCCATCGGCGCGGTGATCGAGATCGTAGCGGAGAATGTGCCGCCCGGCTGGGGGGCGCCGATTTACGGCAAGCTCGACGCCGAACTCGCCAGCGCTTTGATGTCGATCAATGCGGTCAAAGGCGTCGAAATCGGCGCGGGATTCGCCGCCGCCGAACTTTCGGGCGAAGCCAATGCCGACGAAATACGTCTTGGCAATGATGGCGCGCCGCTGTTCTTGTCGAACCACGCGGGCGGGATCCTCGGCGGGATCTCCACCGGTCAGCCCGTCGTCGCGCGTTTCGCGGTGAAGCCGACGTCTTCGATCCTGCAGCCGCGCCGAACCATCGATCGTTTCGGCTCCGAGACCGAGATTATCACCAAGGGCCGTCATGATCCCTGTGTGGGGATACGCGCTGTTCCGGTTGGCGAAGCCATGGTCGCTTGCGTGCTCGCCGACCAATTTTTGCGGCACCGCGCTCAAATCGGGGGAGGGGGCACCGATCGCCCTACGACCTGGCCCTTTGGACATGAATGA
- the ribB gene encoding 3,4-dihydroxy-2-butanone-4-phosphate synthase, translating to MKLDDWLKLKNISRADFARRTGLSKGSISQICNQDSAWVSRETAQLILRETRGAVTPNDFLESGINKEVASMPNTVTEAIEAVARGEIVVVTDDDDRENEGDLICAASLCTPEKMAFIIRNCCGIVCAPVTVADARRLNLQPMVAANDAPHGTAFTVSVDVRHGLTTGISAEQRGNTVRALANSNMGAADFVRPGHVFPLIAKEGGVLMRSGHTEAAVDLCRLAGLPPVGVICELANDDGTVMVGGQIEAFASKHGLKWISVADLIAYRQAREKIVERVNTFQVMGTSGPLTGYAYVTPYDQVQHFAFVQGDIGDGRDIPTRLHRIDIIADVIAGGENIQKTFAAFKKCGRGVFIFLRDGTAGVPVNSPGIQSPDSETLRTKEWREIGLGAQILRDLGISSIRLRTSTPMTYVGLSGFGIEISSSEGLD from the coding sequence GTGAAGCTCGACGATTGGCTTAAACTTAAGAATATCAGCCGGGCCGATTTTGCTCGGCGGACCGGGCTGTCGAAAGGCTCGATTTCGCAAATCTGTAACCAGGATTCGGCGTGGGTTTCGCGCGAGACGGCGCAGCTCATTTTGCGCGAGACGCGCGGCGCGGTGACGCCGAACGACTTTCTCGAATCAGGGATCAATAAGGAGGTTGCCTCAATGCCCAATACGGTCACCGAGGCGATCGAAGCGGTCGCGCGGGGTGAAATCGTTGTCGTCACCGACGACGACGATCGCGAGAATGAAGGCGATCTGATCTGCGCGGCCTCGCTTTGCACGCCGGAAAAAATGGCCTTCATAATCCGCAATTGCTGCGGCATCGTCTGTGCGCCGGTGACGGTGGCGGACGCAAGGCGATTGAATCTTCAGCCGATGGTGGCGGCCAATGATGCCCCGCACGGGACTGCTTTCACGGTTTCAGTTGACGTGCGGCACGGCCTGACCACGGGGATTTCCGCCGAGCAGCGCGGCAATACGGTGCGGGCCCTGGCCAACAGCAATATGGGGGCTGCCGATTTCGTGCGGCCAGGCCATGTGTTCCCGCTCATCGCGAAAGAGGGCGGGGTGCTTATGCGCTCGGGTCACACCGAGGCCGCAGTCGATCTCTGCCGTCTCGCGGGCCTGCCTCCTGTCGGCGTGATCTGCGAGCTTGCCAATGACGACGGAACGGTCATGGTCGGCGGGCAAATCGAGGCGTTTGCCTCGAAACACGGTCTCAAATGGATTTCGGTCGCCGATCTGATCGCCTATCGTCAGGCGAGGGAAAAAATTGTCGAGCGGGTGAATACCTTCCAAGTCATGGGCACGAGCGGTCCCTTGACCGGCTATGCCTATGTCACGCCCTATGATCAGGTGCAGCATTTCGCCTTCGTGCAAGGCGATATCGGCGATGGCCGCGACATTCCCACCCGGCTGCACCGTATCGACATCATCGCCGACGTCATCGCGGGCGGCGAGAATATCCAAAAAACCTTTGCGGCGTTTAAGAAATGTGGGCGCGGCGTTTTCATCTTTTTGCGCGATGGCACGGCGGGGGTGCCGGTCAATTCACCCGGAATACAGTCGCCGGATTCCGAAACCCTGCGCACAAAGGAATGGCGCGAAATCGGACTTGGCGCGCAGATCTTGCGGGACCTCGGAATCTCGTCGATCCGTCTGCGGACCTCGACACCGATGACCTATGTCGGCCTGTCAGGTTTTGGTATTGAAATCTCGTCAAGCGAAGGGCTGGATTAA